From Vanrija pseudolonga chromosome 1, complete sequence, a single genomic window includes:
- the vps55 gene encoding Vacuolar protein sorting-associated protein 55 produces the protein MAAGLKTVIFLAFVLALGFLLVILSCALYANWLPLLVAITFVLAPLPNSICGRCARADDISPEYNSAYVDFGRFLTGVLVATGFALPVVLAHSDLIKSQACWMSIGGGLLVYGTIMVYSGWFGSGNDDDF, from the exons ATGGCAGCGGGGTTGAAGA CCGTCATCTTCCTCGCgttcgtcctcgccctcgggtttctcctcgtcatcctcagCTGTGCGCTGTATGCCAActggctgccgctgctggtTG CCATCACGTTCGTCCTCGCCCCCCTGCCCAATTCCATCTGCGggcggtgtgcgcgcgcagaCGACATCTCGCCAGAGTACAACTCTGCGTATGTCGACTTTGGGCGTTTCTTGACTGGTgtgctggtg gccACCGGCTTTGCCCTCCCCGTCGTTCTGGCGCACTCGGATCTCATCAAGTCGCAGGCGTGCTGGATGTCgattggcggcggcctgctcgtgTACGGCACCATCATGGTCTACTCTGGCTGGTTTGGATcgggcaacgacgacgacttttAG
- the SOD1_0 gene encoding Superoxide dismutase [Cu-Zn], with protein MVKAVAVLKGDSKVTGVITFTQAAEGGPVTVEGKIEGLDANADRGFHIHEFGDNSNGCTSAGGHFNPHGKNHGGPTAADRHVGDLGNVKTDASGTANIKLQDAQISLIGAYSILGRSVVVHAGVDDLGLGGHADSLKTGNAGGRAACGVIGIAA; from the exons ATGGTCAAG GCCGTTGCTGTTCTCAAGGGCGACTCCAAGGTCACCGGCGTCATCACCTTCACCCaggctgccgagggcggACCCGTCACggtcgagggcaag attgagggcctcgacgccaacgccgaccgCGGCTTCCACATCCACGAGTTTGGAGACAACTCGAACGGCTGCACTTCCGCCGGCGGCCACTTCAACCCCCACGGCAAGAACCACGGTggccccaccgccgccgaccgccacGTCGGTGACCTCGGCAACGTCAAGACTGACGCTTCGGGCACTGCCAACATCAAGCTCCAGG ACGCCCAGATCTCGCTCATCGGCGCCTACTCGATCCTCGGCCGCTCGGTCGTTG tccacgccggcgtcgacgacctcggcctcggcggccacgccgactcgctcaagACTGGCAACGCCGGTGGCCGTGCCGCCTGCGGTGTCATTGGCATTGCCGCCTAA
- the MGR2 gene encoding Protein MGR2, which translates to MPPPPSTTQGASNWDKMKMGALMGTGVGLTIGFIFGSFSILRGGPGPRGAVATLGQYMASSAATFGFFMSIGSVIRTQEKYALPASTSPQVLIHAQRARWAAASERVRGQQL; encoded by the exons atgccccctcctccttcgACGACGCAGGGCGCTTCCAACTGGGACAAGA TGAAGATGGGCGCGTTGATGGGCACGGGCGTCGGCCTGACTATCGGCTTCATCTTTGGGTCGTTCTCTATCCTCCG TGGTGGCCCTGGACCCCGCGGTGCCGTCGCTACCCTTGGCCAGTACAtggcttcctcggcggccacgTTCGGCTTCTTCATGTCGATCGGTTcg GTCATCCGCACGCAAGAAAAGTACGCCCTccccgcgtcgacctcgccccagGTCCTCATtcacgcccagcgcgcgcgctgggccgccgcgtcggagcgcgtgcgcggaCAGCAGCTGTAG
- the GOLGA7 gene encoding Golgin subfamily A member 7, with amino-acid sequence MASPPANHPFLRPAITATTAPPGSFNPPDNTAFYQPMGTSIPSSARTSLRPASQVSAAPSATPSAPAALSSPAPPVPAIPRSPRPETARTSSTPVVPAAASVPAPAAAPATTTTANGLAAPEPPRKLSRWEEKVQGDLAGWRGGVGEPRSSVPHAAASSNTYYGQPPTGTIGRDLPKEIVRVERDYSLGDICQLSTNFPLELDARITPTDFAKFIEAVNEPLRDAYSVSGAVVDNVIAVLSWWTSLWWRTSHFEKELQRAEAVIREANETTFNPVGLNVLSPREVALQYMPGPLYRDPWAKREAWRKSPIFSNKAMFRNLFPGLGTAIVAFTAYVIYDDYIAKKPEGHH; translated from the exons ATGGCCTCCCCGCCCGCAAACCACCCATTCCTGCGACCAGCCATaacggccaccaccgcccctCCGGGGTCCTTCAACCCGCCCGACAACACGGCCTTCTACCAGCCCATGGGGACGAGCATCCCATCTAGCGCGCGCACGAGTCTGCGCCCAGCGTCGCAggtgtccgccgcgccgagcgcgacaccAAGCGCGCCGGCTGCGCTGTCGTCCCCTGCACCGCCGGTACCGGCGATCCCGCGCTCCCCGCGCCCCGAGACGGCGCGCACTAGCTCCACGCCCGTCGTGCcagccgccgcgagcgtgcccgcgcccgctgctgccccggcgacgacaacgacggcgaATGGGCTCGCtgcgcccgagccgccgaggaaGCTGTCGCGATGGGAGGAGAAGGTGCAGGGCGACcttgctggctggcgcggtGGTGTCGG CGAACCCCGCTCGTCGGTTCCCCATGCTGCCGCGTCGTCCAACACGTACTACGGCCAGCCGCCCACCGGCACGATCGGCCGCGACCTCCCAAAGGAAATTGTGCGCGTCGAGAGGGACTATTCGCTGGGGGATATCTGCCA ACTCTCGACCAACTtccccctcgagctcgacgcccgcATCACCCCAACAGACTTTGCCAAGTTTATCGAGGCCGTCAACGAgccgctgcgcgacgcgtaCTCGGTCTCTGGGGCCGTCGTGGACAATGTCATTGCCGTGCTGTCGTGGTGGACGAGTCTGTGGTGGCGGACGAGCCACTTTGAGAAG gaACTGCaacgcgccgaggccgtcatcCGCGAGGCCAACGAGACGACGTTCAACCCCGTCGGCCTGAACGTGCTCTcgccgcgcgaggtcgcgctgcAATAT ATGCCCGGACCTCTCTACCGTGACCCCTGGGCCAAGCGGGAAGCATGGCGCAAGTCGCCCATCTTTAGCAACAAGGCCATGTTCCG CAACCTCTTCCCCGGCCTCGGCACAGCCATCGTCGCGTTCACCGCGTACGTCATCTACGACGACTACATTGCCAAGAAGCCCGAGGGGCACCACTAG